One stretch of Paenibacillus sp. AN1007 DNA includes these proteins:
- a CDS encoding amino acid adenylation domain-containing protein: protein MSNHEIDKIYPLTPTQEGILFHSLLEPDSEAYFEQVSFTIQGMLSIPTMQRSFTTLVERYDVLRTVFIYTEVEQPLQIVLNQCEPEMSFEDISTYPKEEQPRHIELVKARDLEHKFDLETGPLFRMTVFKLDQDIYQVVWRFHHIIMDGWCMGILAQDLFQIYEALDSNSPLRLAPVYPYSDYIRWLGEQDQQDALHYWSQYLEGYELRAVVPSLGGGEDRRGFDHRKFHFKWDEDTTLRLKKLAVQHQVTLSTVFHAIWGVLLQRYNDSEDVVFGSVVSGRPPELPGIESMVGLFINTVPLRIRTDKHTSFQELLAQVNESMLEANRYNYVSLADIQSKTVLKNQLIDHILVFENYPLETTGGDKGSLSIIDSNMVEHTNYNLDVTVFPEKELEVLFTYNGFLYDERFLHSLEGHLKRIVNMILDNDGVCLQDIEIISEQEKTVILTEFNNTEKEFRLDKPAHELFEEQAGFHPEKTALCYQDECLTYDQLNRKANRLARLFRQLGLEKGDFAAVMLDRSPLMVASILAIWKLGAAYIPVDPHYPQERKAGIIADSNARIVITLSGYVEDELKARYPGRFAEMDNLVLPEGEEAESNICIPAAMTDLAYTLFTSGSTGKPKGVLIEHLGMLNHIWAEAHDLHLSDEIVFAQTANHCFDISVWQLFGALVLGGTTVIYPYDLILAPERFIHQVIRDRVTLLEVVPSYLSVLLDIVQARSLRFESLKHLMITGEAVTPSLAARWFELCPGIKMVNAYGPAEASDDICQYVMNGAPENKGYVPIGKPLSNIRMYIVNKQMQLCPIGIVGEICVAGIAVGKGYLNNPEQTAKGFMEDPFTSRSGVRLYKTGDLGRWLPDGNVEFIGRKDQQIKIRGFRIELGEIEHRLSEHEQIQEAAVLVKGEVEKYLCAYYTAYIDLKASELKEYLTACLPDYMVPAIFVQLEDMPHNANGKINRGGLPEPITDRNEGEYAPARNDTERALVSIWTEILEIKRVSIEDNFFSLGGHSLKATILVSRIQGELGVDITVRDIFEYPTAALLAERIQELNGAVYEVESISSAPADDAYPVSPAQRRIYVLHTLEESESTAYNMPFAYQVKGDFDAVRLQDLINRLIDRHEVFRTSFRFADGDLVQIIHPEAVCMLEEVEMTDAGKEQIDEQIKSFIRPFSMEEAPLWRVQWLRTGQAEGVLLIDMHHIISDGLSGAILLNELERMYNDNDLLPLDIQYKDYAFWLNERLGGEKMKRHESYWLEQFRGELPLLNLPLDYRRPAVQRFNGRTLHLALSPELAGSLQKLAQDTGVTLFSVMLGAYCTLLSKYSGQEEIIVGTPAAGRNHPDVQNMLGMFINTVALRSFPKNQKTFRELVREVMDHTLSAIQHQDFPFERLVELLDLNRDTSRNPLFDTMFNLTDREKPEVSLGDLRLTPYELKNDISKFDLMLDVYADHTEISLDLQYNTDLFSELTAQQMGRHYLQLLHNLVTAPDIQLANVELLGLEERREIMSWGQGQKADYDFNRSVSQRFERFANEQPDSPAVKFAGRVWSYAELNAQANRIGRCLEKRLGGLPEEAITAVMLERSPDFIQSVLGIWKAGGAYVPIDPEYGVKRITGILKDSGAGVLITRSEYIRDGMEEQYEGVILCLDQALEEIETESPVNIGKLQRPDSLAYVLFTSGSTGKPKGVMIEHRGLLNHILAEADALTLDHGLVFAQNANICFDISVWQCFGALALGGTTAIYPQDVVLETERFLEAVTSDQVTLLEVVPSYLTVMLDVLEQKGMKLDFLSHLMLTGETIKPDLARRWLNLYPGIPIVNAYGPAEAADDISQLVICDLPKDTDFVPIGKPLANLNLYVLDNQMNLCPPGIYGEICVSGAGVGRGYIHDSQRTDQSFGKDPFAPSIPELTEGLRMYKTGDLGRWRHDGNLEFLGRKDFQVKIRGYRIELEEIEVCIIQSSHIKQAVVLAREDDDGSKYLCAYLVLEPVVQGSKEMCLLELKDELAAALPSYMIPAYFIILAEMPLLISGKIDRNVLPAPDRSAAPDENYAEPRNEVEQMLVTIWEEVLSVRKIGIDHNFFEMGGDSIRAIQISSKLSNQGYKLKMKDLFQNPEIRKLSKYVQADYREIDQGPVEGLVKLTPIQKWFFECGFSPANHWNQAVVLHKREGFNEDLLREVFTGLIRHHDALRMVFKYDEGLWTQYNRGDNREEHSWFELVIKTVADGHDGRLEMSRMIDELHGSLDLAKGPLVKAGLFKTRQGDHLAIIIHHLIIDGISWRILFEDLTLAYHQAERGNPIALPSKTDSFQTWADRLTEYANSEMLQKEKSYWQQLESQHVKALPKSGLFEGTPRVSDNMEYSFKLAAAETGQLLGKVHKAYNTEINDILLAALGRAVREWTSEDNVLICLEGHGREDIIKNVTIGRTVGWFTSIYPVVLNIPGSADISYHIKSVKENLRRIPNKGIGYGILKYLGAKRQEEEQQFRLEPEIKFNYLGQFDNDVNTELFGASDVPYGQTVSPEAEREVALNITGLVEDGCLTMSIEYNLAEYTGAEISLLGSRFKAHLMDIIKHCMEKETQELTPSDVGGDDLSIEELEAIMDFYNQ from the coding sequence TTGAGCAATCATGAAATTGATAAAATTTATCCGCTTACGCCGACTCAAGAAGGAATTTTGTTCCATTCCTTATTAGAACCCGATTCTGAAGCGTACTTTGAGCAGGTTTCCTTCACCATTCAAGGGATGCTGTCTATTCCAACAATGCAGCGCAGTTTTACAACATTGGTAGAACGTTATGATGTATTAAGAACGGTATTCATATATACGGAAGTGGAGCAGCCTCTGCAGATTGTCTTGAACCAATGCGAGCCGGAAATGAGCTTTGAAGATATTTCGACCTATCCTAAGGAAGAACAGCCGAGACACATTGAGCTGGTGAAAGCACGGGACCTGGAGCACAAATTCGATTTAGAGACAGGCCCACTCTTCCGAATGACGGTGTTTAAACTGGATCAGGACATCTATCAAGTCGTTTGGAGATTTCATCATATCATTATGGACGGCTGGTGTATGGGAATCCTTGCCCAAGATTTGTTCCAGATTTATGAGGCTTTGGATAGTAATTCTCCGCTGCGGCTGGCCCCGGTTTATCCCTATAGCGACTATATAAGATGGCTCGGGGAGCAGGACCAGCAGGATGCACTCCATTACTGGAGCCAATACCTCGAGGGTTATGAGCTGCGTGCAGTGGTCCCATCTCTGGGGGGAGGGGAAGATCGGAGAGGATTCGATCATCGAAAATTCCATTTTAAATGGGATGAAGATACGACCCTCCGCTTGAAAAAGCTGGCTGTCCAACACCAAGTGACATTAAGTACGGTCTTCCACGCCATCTGGGGTGTGTTACTGCAGCGTTATAACGATAGCGAGGATGTTGTATTCGGTTCTGTCGTATCAGGCAGGCCCCCAGAATTACCGGGAATCGAGAGCATGGTGGGGCTCTTTATTAATACAGTTCCCTTACGAATCAGAACCGATAAGCACACATCATTTCAAGAGCTGCTTGCCCAAGTGAATGAATCCATGCTGGAAGCGAACCGATATAACTATGTTTCCTTGGCGGATATTCAGTCCAAAACAGTACTTAAAAATCAACTGATCGACCATATTCTCGTATTTGAGAATTATCCGCTGGAAACAACGGGCGGCGATAAAGGCAGCCTGTCCATCATCGACAGTAATATGGTGGAACACACCAATTACAATTTGGACGTGACCGTGTTTCCGGAGAAGGAACTCGAAGTGCTGTTTACTTATAACGGATTTCTCTATGACGAGCGCTTCCTGCACAGCCTGGAAGGGCATTTGAAGAGAATTGTGAACATGATATTGGACAATGATGGGGTATGTTTGCAGGATATCGAGATCATCTCCGAACAGGAGAAAACGGTCATATTGACCGAATTCAACAACACCGAAAAGGAATTCAGGCTGGATAAGCCTGCGCATGAACTATTTGAAGAGCAGGCAGGGTTTCATCCGGAAAAAACGGCGCTTTGCTATCAGGATGAATGCCTGACTTATGATCAGTTGAACCGAAAAGCGAATCGCCTGGCACGCTTGTTCAGACAGCTCGGACTTGAAAAGGGAGATTTTGCAGCGGTAATGCTGGACCGTTCACCGCTTATGGTGGCGAGCATACTCGCCATTTGGAAACTTGGAGCGGCATATATACCTGTCGATCCTCATTATCCACAGGAGAGGAAGGCCGGAATCATAGCCGATTCGAATGCGAGAATCGTTATTACACTATCCGGATACGTGGAGGATGAGCTGAAAGCACGTTATCCGGGGCGATTCGCGGAGATGGATAACCTTGTCCTTCCTGAGGGTGAAGAGGCCGAAAGCAATATCTGCATCCCGGCAGCAATGACTGACTTGGCTTATACACTCTTTACTTCGGGTTCGACGGGAAAACCGAAAGGCGTCTTGATTGAGCACCTGGGTATGCTGAACCACATTTGGGCTGAGGCGCATGATCTTCATTTATCTGATGAGATTGTGTTCGCACAGACGGCAAACCACTGTTTTGACATTTCGGTATGGCAGTTATTCGGTGCATTGGTGCTGGGCGGGACTACGGTGATCTACCCATATGATCTGATCCTTGCACCCGAGCGTTTCATCCATCAGGTCATCCGAGATCGGGTAACACTTCTCGAAGTGGTACCTTCGTACTTGAGTGTACTTTTGGATATCGTTCAGGCACGTTCTCTTCGCTTCGAATCTCTAAAGCATCTGATGATTACAGGAGAAGCTGTCACTCCTTCGCTGGCTGCACGCTGGTTTGAACTGTGCCCGGGAATCAAAATGGTCAACGCGTATGGGCCAGCTGAGGCATCCGATGATATTTGCCAATATGTTATGAATGGTGCACCTGAGAACAAGGGATATGTCCCGATCGGCAAACCGTTGTCCAATATTCGAATGTACATTGTTAACAAACAAATGCAGCTGTGTCCGATTGGAATCGTTGGTGAAATTTGCGTGGCTGGAATTGCGGTAGGAAAAGGTTATCTTAATAATCCGGAGCAGACTGCAAAAGGGTTCATGGAGGATCCCTTTACTTCGCGCTCAGGCGTTCGATTATATAAAACTGGCGATCTGGGGAGATGGCTTCCTGATGGTAATGTCGAGTTCATCGGCCGCAAGGATCAACAGATCAAAATCAGGGGATTCCGAATCGAACTTGGAGAGATCGAACACCGGTTAAGCGAGCATGAACAAATTCAGGAAGCAGCAGTGCTTGTCAAGGGTGAAGTCGAGAAATACTTATGTGCGTATTATACCGCTTATATCGATCTGAAGGCTTCTGAATTGAAGGAGTATTTAACTGCCTGTTTGCCGGATTATATGGTTCCTGCAATTTTTGTGCAGCTGGAGGATATGCCGCATAATGCCAACGGGAAAATTAACCGAGGTGGTTTACCCGAACCGATCACCGACCGTAATGAGGGCGAATATGCGCCTGCACGTAACGATACGGAGAGGGCATTGGTTTCCATTTGGACAGAGATTCTGGAAATAAAGAGGGTAAGCATTGAAGATAATTTCTTCAGTTTAGGCGGACATTCACTAAAAGCAACGATCCTTGTTTCCCGTATTCAAGGTGAACTTGGCGTTGACATAACCGTGAGAGACATTTTCGAGTATCCGACTGCTGCTCTTTTGGCGGAGCGAATCCAGGAATTGAACGGCGCTGTGTACGAAGTGGAGTCCATTTCATCGGCACCTGCTGATGACGCCTATCCGGTGAGTCCGGCGCAAAGAAGAATATACGTGTTACATACGCTGGAGGAGTCCGAATCAACGGCATATAACATGCCGTTTGCCTACCAAGTTAAAGGTGATTTTGACGCTGTGCGCTTACAAGATTTGATCAATCGGTTGATTGACCGCCATGAAGTATTTCGAACGTCGTTTCGGTTTGCTGACGGGGACCTGGTTCAGATCATTCATCCCGAAGCAGTCTGTATGCTTGAAGAGGTAGAAATGACCGATGCGGGCAAGGAGCAAATCGATGAACAAATCAAGTCGTTTATACGCCCGTTTTCTATGGAAGAAGCACCGCTATGGCGAGTTCAATGGCTTCGTACCGGACAAGCTGAGGGGGTGCTGCTGATTGATATGCACCACATCATTTCCGATGGTTTGTCGGGAGCCATTCTTCTAAATGAACTGGAGCGGATGTATAACGACAACGACCTGCTTCCGCTTGACATCCAATATAAGGATTATGCCTTCTGGTTGAATGAACGGCTCGGCGGAGAAAAAATGAAACGCCATGAATCATATTGGCTGGAGCAATTCCGTGGAGAACTGCCTCTATTAAACCTGCCGCTGGATTACCGAAGACCAGCCGTGCAGCGTTTTAACGGCAGAACGCTGCATCTAGCGCTGTCTCCGGAGCTTGCCGGGTCCCTGCAGAAGCTGGCTCAGGATACGGGCGTAACTCTGTTTTCCGTGATGTTAGGTGCTTACTGTACCCTGTTATCAAAGTATAGCGGTCAGGAGGAAATTATTGTCGGAACGCCGGCGGCCGGGCGTAATCACCCGGATGTACAGAACATGCTCGGGATGTTTATCAACACAGTGGCGCTTCGGAGTTTTCCGAAAAATCAGAAGACATTTCGCGAGTTAGTCAGAGAAGTAATGGATCACACGTTATCAGCAATCCAACATCAAGACTTCCCTTTCGAGCGTCTAGTCGAGCTCCTTGATCTAAATCGAGACACAAGCCGAAACCCGCTTTTTGACACCATGTTCAATTTGACGGATCGCGAGAAGCCGGAAGTTTCTTTAGGCGATCTGCGACTCACTCCATATGAATTGAAGAACGACATCTCCAAGTTCGACTTGATGCTGGACGTTTACGCAGATCATACGGAGATTTCTCTTGATTTACAGTACAACACCGATTTGTTTTCAGAATTGACTGCACAACAAATGGGTCGTCACTACCTGCAGCTCCTCCACAACCTTGTAACGGCGCCGGATATACAGCTGGCTAACGTCGAGCTGCTCGGTTTGGAAGAGCGCAGGGAAATAATGAGCTGGGGCCAAGGACAAAAGGCAGACTACGATTTCAATCGGAGTGTTTCCCAACGCTTTGAGCGTTTCGCAAATGAACAGCCGGATTCACCAGCAGTGAAATTCGCTGGAAGGGTATGGAGTTATGCTGAACTCAATGCTCAAGCCAACCGGATTGGCCGCTGCCTTGAAAAGCGCTTGGGTGGTCTGCCGGAGGAAGCAATTACTGCTGTAATGCTGGAGCGTTCCCCCGATTTCATCCAAAGTGTGCTTGGAATCTGGAAGGCGGGAGGCGCCTATGTTCCGATCGATCCCGAGTATGGAGTAAAGCGCATAACAGGTATTTTGAAGGATTCCGGTGCAGGAGTTCTTATTACCCGCTCGGAGTATATCCGGGATGGGATGGAAGAGCAGTATGAAGGAGTAATCCTTTGTCTTGATCAGGCGCTGGAGGAAATAGAGACAGAAAGTCCGGTGAATATCGGGAAACTGCAGCGTCCGGATAGTCTGGCATATGTATTGTTTACCTCCGGCTCGACCGGGAAACCCAAAGGCGTAATGATTGAGCATCGGGGGTTATTGAATCACATTCTTGCTGAAGCGGATGCTCTGACGCTGGATCACGGCTTGGTCTTTGCCCAAAACGCCAATATCTGTTTCGATATTTCGGTATGGCAGTGCTTCGGCGCTCTTGCATTGGGCGGGACGACTGCGATATATCCACAAGATGTAGTGCTTGAAACAGAACGGTTCTTGGAGGCAGTTACCTCTGATCAAGTGACACTTTTGGAAGTGGTGCCATCTTATTTGACAGTCATGCTGGATGTGCTGGAACAGAAAGGGATGAAACTGGACTTTCTAAGTCATTTGATGCTTACGGGTGAAACGATAAAACCGGATTTGGCCCGGAGATGGCTGAACCTGTATCCCGGCATTCCAATTGTCAATGCTTATGGCCCTGCGGAAGCTGCTGATGATATCAGCCAGCTTGTGATCTGCGACCTGCCTAAAGATACGGATTTCGTTCCGATCGGTAAACCGCTGGCAAATTTAAATTTGTATGTATTGGATAATCAGATGAACCTTTGTCCGCCTGGGATTTACGGAGAAATTTGCGTATCCGGTGCAGGTGTAGGGCGCGGGTATATCCATGATTCGCAAAGAACGGACCAGTCCTTCGGTAAAGATCCATTTGCTCCATCTATCCCGGAATTGACTGAAGGTCTTAGGATGTATAAGACAGGTGACTTGGGACGCTGGCGGCATGACGGAAATCTGGAGTTTCTCGGACGTAAGGATTTTCAAGTCAAAATAAGAGGTTACCGCATTGAGCTGGAGGAAATCGAAGTTTGCATTATCCAATCTTCGCATATCAAACAGGCAGTTGTATTGGCTAGAGAAGACGATGACGGAAGCAAATATTTGTGTGCGTACCTGGTTCTTGAGCCGGTTGTGCAGGGCAGCAAAGAGATGTGTCTCTTGGAGTTAAAAGATGAATTGGCAGCAGCACTGCCCAGCTATATGATCCCGGCGTACTTTATCATACTTGCAGAAATGCCGCTCTTGATCAGCGGCAAAATCGACCGAAATGTACTGCCTGCTCCCGACCGCAGCGCTGCACCGGATGAGAATTATGCGGAGCCCCGTAATGAAGTGGAACAAATGCTGGTGACGATCTGGGAAGAGGTTCTCAGCGTCCGCAAGATCGGGATTGATCATAATTTCTTTGAGATGGGCGGGGACTCGATTCGAGCCATTCAAATTTCCTCAAAGCTGAGCAATCAAGGCTATAAGTTGAAAATGAAGGATCTGTTCCAAAATCCGGAGATTCGGAAGCTGTCCAAATATGTTCAGGCGGATTACCGCGAGATTGATCAGGGGCCAGTCGAGGGTTTGGTGAAGCTTACCCCCATTCAGAAGTGGTTCTTTGAATGTGGATTCTCACCAGCAAATCATTGGAACCAGGCTGTCGTTCTTCATAAGCGGGAAGGATTCAATGAGGACCTGTTAAGAGAGGTCTTCACCGGGTTGATCCGCCATCATGATGCGTTAAGAATGGTTTTTAAATACGATGAAGGATTATGGACGCAGTATAACAGGGGAGACAATCGGGAGGAGCACTCATGGTTCGAACTGGTCATCAAGACAGTGGCCGACGGGCATGATGGCCGGCTGGAGATGTCCCGAATGATTGATGAACTGCATGGCAGTCTGGATTTGGCAAAAGGACCTTTGGTCAAGGCGGGATTGTTCAAGACACGCCAGGGGGATCATTTGGCAATCATCATTCACCATTTAATCATTGACGGGATTTCCTGGCGGATTTTATTCGAAGATTTGACACTTGCGTATCATCAAGCAGAGCGTGGTAATCCTATTGCGCTTCCATCCAAGACGGATTCCTTCCAAACGTGGGCCGATCGATTAACGGAGTATGCAAACAGTGAGATGCTGCAAAAAGAAAAGTCCTACTGGCAGCAGCTCGAATCGCAGCACGTTAAAGCCCTGCCTAAATCCGGTCTTTTTGAAGGAACGCCAAGAGTCTCGGATAATATGGAGTATTCGTTCAAGCTGGCTGCAGCCGAAACCGGACAGCTTCTCGGTAAAGTGCATAAGGCCTACAACACCGAAATCAATGATATTCTTCTTGCTGCATTGGGACGGGCCGTAAGGGAATGGACCAGCGAGGACAATGTTTTGATCTGCCTTGAAGGCCATGGCAGGGAAGACATCATCAAAAATGTGACTATCGGCAGAACAGTCGGATGGTTTACCTCCATTTATCCAGTTGTATTAAATATCCCGGGTTCGGCTGATATATCCTACCATATCAAATCGGTCAAAGAGAACTTACGGCGCATTCCAAACAAGGGTATTGGCTACGGCATCCTGAAATATCTTGGCGCGAAACGGCAGGAGGAAGAGCAGCAGTTCCGGCTGGAGCCTGAAATCAAGTTTAACTACTTGGGGCAGTTCGATAACGATGTGAACACAGAGCTGTTTGGTGCTTCTGACGTGCCGTACGGCCAAACCGTCAGCCCCGAAGCCGAAAGAGAAGTCGCTTTAAATATTACGGGTCTTGTGGAAGATGGCTGTCTGACGATGTCCATTGAATATAATCTTGCAGAATATACGGGAGCTGAGATCAGCCTGCTGGGAAGCCGTTTTAAGGCTCATTTGATGGATATAATCAAGCATTGTATGGAAAAAGAGACTCAAGAGCTGACGCCTTCCGATGTGGGGGGAGACGATCTGTCCATTGAAGAGCTGGAAGCCATTATGGATTTTTATAACCAATAA